The Juglans microcarpa x Juglans regia isolate MS1-56 chromosome 2S, Jm3101_v1.0, whole genome shotgun sequence genome has a window encoding:
- the LOC121253177 gene encoding stress enhanced protein 2, chloroplastic has translation MASAARAIHSELRSTKPVLQRREPLAPVQVQVPKSKPADSDGTKVVLQPRLCNLRSYGSDRVGVIKTRRDGGDGVSPFFAILSEYIESSRKSHDFEIISGRLAMIVFAATVTVELVTGNSLFRKMDVQGIAEGGGVCLGAITCAALFAWFSSARTKVGRIFAVGCNTFIDSLIDQIVDGLFYESELSDWSDEI, from the exons ATGGCCTCGGCGGCGCGTGCAATCCACTCCGAGCTTAGGTCTACGAAGCCGGTTCTTCAGAGGAGAGAACCGCTGGCGCCGGTTCAAGTTCAGGTTCCCAAATCCAAGCCCGCCGATTCGGATGGAACTAAGGTTGTATTGCAGCCTCGGCTGTGTAATCTGAGATCGTACGGCTCGGATCGAGTCGGGGTGATAAAGACGAGGAGGGACGGCGGCGATGGCGTATCGCCGTTCTTTGCGATTCTTTCGGAGTATATAGAGAGCTCGAGGAAGAGCCATGACTTTGAGATCATCTCCGGTCGGCTAGCCATG ATAGTTTTCGCGGCAACCGTGACAGTAGAGTTGGTGACGGGAAACTCGTTGTTCAGAAAGATGGATGTTCAAGGTATTGCGGAGGGAGGTGGGGTGTGTTTGGGGGCCATTACTTGTGCTGCTCTCTTCGCATGGTTCTCCAGTGCCCGAACTAAAGTAGGTCGGATCTTCGCCGTCGGCTGCAACACGTTTATCGATTCCCTCATCGATCAGATTGTCGATGGCTTGTTCTACGAAAGTGAGCTTAGTGACTGGTCCGACGAAATCTGA